AGCTCGGCCTTGCGTTCGGCAAGACGCTCAAGATAGCGGTCCTTGAGGTCATTGGCCTTGAGGGTTTCATGGCTGAGCGTGCCGCCAACGCTTTCGAAGATGGTGCGTCCGGTGAAGGGAAATGCCTCTTCCGAGGGATCCAGAACGTGGCACAAAACGCCGCGCACACCGCGATCGGCAGCCTTGGTCAGCGCCGTGCGCACGCCGGTCAGATCGCCCATGAAATCGGAGATGAAGACCGCGCGCGCCTGCGGGATCATGGCGCGGTGTTCGGGCGGGGCGTAATCGGCCTCGCTGTCGCGGCAGAACATTTCGGCCAGCGACAGAATCTGCGCCCGCCCCGCGCGCGGCGGAAGGGAGGTGCCGGTCAGGCCCACCCGCTCGCCGCCGCGTTCCAGCAGGATGGCGAGGGCAAGGCCCAGCACCCGCGCGCGGTCGATCTTTTGCGGCAGCCCGTCGCCGGAGGCAAAGCGCATCGACGCGCCCTGATCGACCCACATCATCACCGACTGGGCAATCTGCCATTCGCGCTGGCGCACGTATTCCACATCGCCCATGGCGGACCTGCGGTGGTCGATGGCGCGCCGGCTGTCGCCGATCTGGGCCGGGCGGTACTGCCAGAAATCGTCACCCGTGCCCGCCCTGCGGCGGCCGTGCGCGCCCAGCAGAACGGTGCCCGCCAGATGCTCTGCCCGGGCCAGAAGCGCGGGCAGGCGGGCGGCCTCGTCCTCGGAGGTGGCGCGCAGGGTGACAGGATCGTTCACGCGACGGCGGCTTTCGGCGAGGCAAGGGTTTGCGCGGTTTCCTCGATCAGGTCGAGCAGGCTGTCGCCGCGGGCGCGGGCGGCAAAGTTCAGCGCCATACGATGCGTCAGAACCGGACGGGCCATATCGATCACGTCCTCGGCCGAGGGGGCCAGACGCCCCTGCAGAAGCGCACGCGCACGCACGGCCAGCATCAGCGCCTGTGCGGCACGCGGGCCGGGGCCCCATGCGACGGTTTCGCGGACACGGGCGCTCGCACCCTCTTCTTCCGGGCGGAAGGCCCGCACCAGATCGAGGATCATTTCCACGACGCTTTCGCCGACCGGCATCCGGCGCAGCAGGCGCTGGGCGTCGATCAGCTCTCCGGCGGTAAAGACCTGCACCGACTGCGCCTCGGCCTCGCCGGTGGTGGCGATCAGGATGTCGCGTTCGGTGTCGCGGTCGGGATAGGCCACGTCGATCTGTACGAGGAAGCGGTCCAGCTGCGCCTCTGGCAGGGGATAGGTCCCTTCTTGTTCGATCGGGTTTTGCGTGGCCAGAACGTGGAACGGCATGCCGAGCGCGCGGTTCTCGCCCGCGACCGTGACGGTCTTTTCCTGCATCGCCTGCAGCAGCGCGGACTGGGTGCGCGGCGAGGCGCGGTTGATCTCGTCCGCCATCAGAAGCTGGCAGAAGATCGGCCCCTCGATGAAGCGGAAGGCCCGGGTGCCGTCGGCGGCCGTGTCCAGCACTTCGGACCCCAGAATGTCGGCGGGCATCAGGTCGGGCGTGAACTGCACCCGCTTGCCATCGAGGCCCATGACCGTCGAAAGCGTTTCCACCAGACGCGTCTTGCCCAGACCGGGCAGACCGATCAGCAGACCGTGACCGCCGCACAAAAGTGCCGTCAGCGTCAGTTCGACAACGCGTTCCTGCCCGATGAAGCGGGAGTTGATGGATTTGCGTGCCTCGCCCAGCTTTTCGCCCAGAGATTCGATCTGTGCGACCATGTCGTCCGTTGCTGTGGTGTCTTGCTGGGTCATGACTTCTCCGGCTCGGGGGTTATATCTGTAAAGCAATGTATCGCTGAATGAGGGAATGGCAAAAGCAATGAGTGGACAAAATCCCGTGACACCTTCGCCCGACAGCCTTGTCGCGTCTATTAAAGCGGCAAACACACGCGGATTGCCGCCGGTCGAGAAATGGGATCCGCCGTTTTCGGGCGACATTGACATGGAGATCCGTGCCGATGGCACATGGTGGCACGAGGGATCGCAGATCAACCGCAAGAAACTGGTCAAGCTGTTCTCGACGATTCTGATCCGCGAAGGGGAGAAGTACTTTCTCGTCACCCCGGTGGAGAAAGTCGGGATCAGGGTGGAGGACGTGCCCTTCATCGCCGTCGATTTCGAGGCGACGGGCAGCGGGTCCGACCAGCTTCTGACCTTCGTGACCAACCTCGACGACGTGACCGAAGCGGGAGCCGATGCACCGATCCGGGTGGAGCGTGACCCCGACAGCGACGAGCCGTCGCCCTATGTTCTGGTGCGGCGCAATCTGGAGGCGCGGATCGACCGCAAAAGCTTTTACCGGCTGGTCGAACTTGGCGTTCATCACGACGGATGGTTTGGCGTCTGGTCGGGCGGCGTTTTCTTTGCCATCATCCCGTCCAAGGACCTGCCCGAAGGGTGACGGTTACCCGTGGGTAACCCATTAATATTGCGTTAATTTTTGGCAAAGCGGGGCGAATGAAACCAGCGGCGAATCTGAGCCATCTCTGGCCCGAGCTTCCATTTCTCGACCGGTTCGAGGCCGCCGCCGATGCAGGTTTCGCAGCGGTCGAGGTCCTGTTTCCCTACGATGTGCCCGCGAAGGATATCCAGCAGGCGCTGGGCCGTGGCGGGCTGGAGATGATCCTGATCAACGCGCCACCGCCGAACTATACCGGCGGCGAACGCGGGTTTGCGGCTGTGGCCGGTCTGGAGGCGCGGTTCGATCATGACATGCGCCGCGCCTTCCGCTACGCGCAGGCGCTGGGGGCGGGGATGATCCACGTCATGTCGGGGCCGGGCACCGGGGCCGGGGCGCGCGAGACGATGACCGAAAACCTGCGCCGCGCGGCGCGGGCCGCCCCGCGCGGTGTGACGCTGACGCTGGAGCCGCTGTGCCCGCAGGCGCAGCCCGGATACTTCATGAACGACTACGCCCTGGCGGCAGAGATCATCGCCGCCGTGGACGCGCCCAACGTGGCGCTGCAATACGATACCTTCCACGCGCAGATGATCCACGGTGATGCGGTGGCGGTGCTGGCCGAGTATCGCGACATCGTGGCGCATGTGCAGATCGGCGACAGCCCCGACCGCAGCGCCCCCGGCACCGGTGGCGTCGATTTCGACGCCGTATTCGCGGCCCTGCGCGACAGCGGATATGATCGCTGGGTTTCGGCGGAATATACGCCGGGCGGCCCGACGGACAAAACATTGGGGTGGCTGGCGGCCTTCTGACCCCCCGCGCGATCTGTCCTGTCGCGGGGACGGTCGGCATTTCGCGGCTGACGTCTCGCATCGGGGCGGCGCGATTGGGGTGTCTGGCCGCTGACCGGATGCGCGGCGTGGCCGGTCGTCAGTCCTCTGACACATAGTTGAGTTCGCGCAGCGCCTTGCGCCGGTTCCAGTTGCTGCGCACCTGACGCGTCAGGATCGTTGTCGGGACGTAGGTGATCGTGCCGTCCTGCCCGCGCTGGCGGGAGAACTTGCGCTTGGCCACCACCAGCTTCGAGGCATGGCCCGACGCGGCACCCACGGTGATTTCGATATCGTCGGCAGTGGTGTCATCGGACAGGCCGAGCCGCTGCCGCGCGCGCCAGATCAGATCGCCGAAGCTGCCTGCATCGAGATATTCGCCACTCTTGAGCGGCCCCTGGTTGGTGCGTTTGAGGGGGGTGTCGAGATGTTCGAAAGACAGCTCCTCGCGGTCGATGACCGAGGCATTGAAGATCTCGCCGTCGACCGTGAGGCGGGCAAGTATCGCGATGATATAGATCGGCTCGGCGCCCATGTTGGAGACGATGAGGCGCGCGCGGTCATCCTCGGCCGCGCCGTGGTGGATCATGATGACGGCCTGCCGCTGGCGCACATATCCCAGATAGAGCAGTTGCAGATAGGCAAGCCACACCACCGCCGACAGGGCGGTCAACACCACCTGCAAGACGTCGCTGTTCTGGCTGATCCATTCCATCGGGGACCCCTGCGGTTGACGGGGACCAACGCGGCGGGGGCGTCAAAAGGTCCGCCGCGGCGCGGGCGGGACGGACGAGGGGGTGGTTCAGTGCGCCTCGGCCCAGTTCGCGCCCTGGCCCGCGTCGACGGAAAGCTTCACGTCGAGCTTCACCACCGGATCGCAGGCGCCTTCCATGACCGTGCGGGCGGCACCGATCAGATCGTCCTCCGCCCCCTTGTCGACTTCGAACAGCAATTCGTCGTGGACCTGAAGCAGCATCTTCGCGGGGATGCCCGCGATGGCATCCGGCATCCGGATCATGGCGCGGCGGATCACGTCGGCGGCGGTGCCCTGAATCGGGGCGTTGATCGCGGCGCGGGCGGCGAAACCGGCACGGGGGCCTTTGCTGGCGATCTCGGGCGTGTGGATCTTGCGGCCAAAGAGCGTCTGGACGAATTTGTGTTCCTTGGCGAATTCCTTGGTGTCGTCCATGTATTTGCGGATGCCGGGGAAACGCTCGAAATAGCGGTCGATGAAGCCCTGCGCCTCGGCCCGCGGGATGCGCAGGTTGCGGGCGAGGCCGAAGCCCGAAATCCCGTAGATCACCCCGAAGTTGATCGCCTTGGCCTGGCGTCGCACGTCCGGTGTCATCTCGTCCATCGGGACGCCGAACATCTCGGACGCGGTCATGGCATGAATGTCGAGCCCGTCCGCGAAGGCCTGTTTCAGCTCGGGGATGTCGGCAATATGCGCGAGCAGGCGCAATTCGATCTGGCTGTAGTCCAGCGCCACCAGCGTCTTGCCCTCTTCGGCGACGAAGGCTTCGCGGATGCGGCGGCCTTCCTCGGTGCGGATCGGGATGTTTTGCAGGTTCGGATCGGTCGAGGCGAGCCGCCCGGTCGCCGCACCGGTGATCGAATAGGACGTGTGGACGCGGCCCGTGTCCTTGTTGATGTGATCCTGAAGCGCGTCCGTGTAGGTGGACTTGAGCTTGCTGAGCTGCCGCCAGTCGAGCACGCGCGCCGGCAGTTCATGCTCTGTCGCGAGGTCTTCGAGCACATCCGCACCGGTGGCATAGGCGCCGGTCTTGCCCTTCTTGCCGCCTTCGAGCCCCATCTCGTCGAACAGGATCTCGCCCAGCTGCTTGGGCGAGCCGACGTTGAAACTGTGGCCCGCGAGTTCGTGGATCTCGGCCTCGAGCGCGCCCATTTTCTGGGCGAAGGCGTTGGACATCCGGCTGAGCGTGTCCCGGTCGACCTTGACGCCGTAGCGTTCCATCTGCGCCAGAACCGGCACCAGCGGGCGCTCCATCGTCTCGTAGACGCGGGTGACCTGTTCGCGGTGCAGCTGCGGTTTGAACTGCTGCCACAGGCGCAGGGTGATGTCGGCGTCTTCGGCGGCGTAGGGCACGGCATCGGCCAGCGGCACCTTGTCGAAGGTGATCGCGGATTTGCCAGACCCCAGAAGCGGCTTGATCGGGATCGGGGTGTGCCCGAGGTAACGCTCCGCCAGCGTGTCCATCCCGTGACCGTGCAGACCTGCGTTCATCGCGTAGGACATCAGCATGGTATCGTCGAAAGGGGCGAGCGTGATGCCGAGCTGCGCGAAGATCTTGGCATCGTATTTCATGTTCTGCCCGATCTTGAGGATACCGGGATCCTCCAGCATCGGGGTGAGCATCTTCAGCGCTTCCTCAAACCCCATCTGGCCCTCGGCCAGATCGTCTGACCCGAAGAGATCGTCGCCCCGGTTCGCCTTGTGCGTCAGCGGAATGTAACAGGCCTCGCCCGCGTCGACGCAGAGGGAAATGCCCACAAGCTCGGCGGTCATCTCGTCGAGGCCGGTGGTTTCGGTGTCCACGGCGACATAGCCACGCTCGTATATCCGGTCGAGCCAGCCTTGCAGCGCCTCGGCGTCACCGACCTGTGTATAGGTCGCCTTGTCGAAGGGGACGGTTTCGATCTCCGGCGCGTTCTCTTCGGCCTTGGGTTCGGGAATTGCGGGGGCCTCGACATGCAGCGCGTCGGCGATGCGCTTGGTCAGGGTGCGGAATTCCATCCGGGTTAGGAAGTCGAGCAGCTTTTCCGGATCGGGGTCGCGGACTTCGAGATCGTCGAGGGTGAACTGGATCGGCGTCTTGTCGTCGAGCAGCACCAGCTTGCGCGACAGGCGGATCTGTTCGGCGTGGTCGATCAGGGTCTGGCGGCGCTTGGGCTGCTTGATCTCTTCGGCCCGCTCGAGCAGCGATTCCAGATCGCCGTATTCGTTGATGAGCAGCGCCGCCGTCTTGATCCCGATACCCGGCGCACCGGGCACGTTATCGACCGAATCCCCGGCGAGCGCCTGCACGTCCACCACGTTTTCGGGATAGACGCCGAATTTTTCGTGGACGCCTTCGCGGTCGATACGGGTGTTCTTCATCGCGTCCAGCATCTCGACGCCGCCGCCCACGAGTTGCATCAGGTCCTTGTCGGAGCTGATGATGGTGCAGCGGCCACCGGCCTCGCGGGCCTGCACGGCGAGCGTGGCGATGATGTCGTCGGCCTCATACCCCTCAAGCTCTTCGCAGGCGATATTGAACGCCTCTGTCGCTTCGCGGGTCAGGGGGATCTGCGGGCGCAGGTCTTCGGGCATCTCTTCGCGGTTGGCCTTGTACTGGTCGTACATCTCGTTGCGGAAGGTATGGCTGCCCTTGTCGAAGATCACCGCGACATGGGTGGGCGCATCCGAACCGGTGTTCCCCTCGACGTAGCGCTGGAGCATGTTGCAAAAGCCGTGGACCGCGCCGATGGGCGCGCCGTCGGATTTGCGGGTCAGCGGCGGCAGGGCGTGGAAGGCGCGGAAGATGAAGGCCGATCCGTCGATCAGGTGCAGATGGTGCCCTTTGC
Above is a genomic segment from Sulfitobacter sp. HNIBRBA3233 containing:
- a CDS encoding AAA family ATPase, which produces MTQQDTTATDDMVAQIESLGEKLGEARKSINSRFIGQERVVELTLTALLCGGHGLLIGLPGLGKTRLVETLSTVMGLDGKRVQFTPDLMPADILGSEVLDTAADGTRAFRFIEGPIFCQLLMADEINRASPRTQSALLQAMQEKTVTVAGENRALGMPFHVLATQNPIEQEGTYPLPEAQLDRFLVQIDVAYPDRDTERDILIATTGEAEAQSVQVFTAGELIDAQRLLRRMPVGESVVEMILDLVRAFRPEEEGASARVRETVAWGPGPRAAQALMLAVRARALLQGRLAPSAEDVIDMARPVLTHRMALNFAARARGDSLLDLIEETAQTLASPKAAVA
- a CDS encoding DUF58 domain-containing protein encodes the protein MNDPVTLRATSEDEAARLPALLARAEHLAGTVLLGAHGRRRAGTGDDFWQYRPAQIGDSRRAIDHRRSAMGDVEYVRQREWQIAQSVMMWVDQGASMRFASGDGLPQKIDRARVLGLALAILLERGGERVGLTGTSLPPRAGRAQILSLAEMFCRDSEADYAPPEHRAMIPQARAVFISDFMGDLTGVRTALTKAADRGVRGVLCHVLDPSEEAFPFTGRTIFESVGGTLSHETLKANDLKDRYLERLAERKAELAALCQLTGWHYGVHHTDTTAQAGLLWLYAALDARAGVAA
- the polA gene encoding DNA polymerase I, with the protein product MAFGKGHHLHLIDGSAFIFRAFHALPPLTRKSDGAPIGAVHGFCNMLQRYVEGNTGSDAPTHVAVIFDKGSHTFRNEMYDQYKANREEMPEDLRPQIPLTREATEAFNIACEELEGYEADDIIATLAVQAREAGGRCTIISSDKDLMQLVGGGVEMLDAMKNTRIDREGVHEKFGVYPENVVDVQALAGDSVDNVPGAPGIGIKTAALLINEYGDLESLLERAEEIKQPKRRQTLIDHAEQIRLSRKLVLLDDKTPIQFTLDDLEVRDPDPEKLLDFLTRMEFRTLTKRIADALHVEAPAIPEPKAEENAPEIETVPFDKATYTQVGDAEALQGWLDRIYERGYVAVDTETTGLDEMTAELVGISLCVDAGEACYIPLTHKANRGDDLFGSDDLAEGQMGFEEALKMLTPMLEDPGILKIGQNMKYDAKIFAQLGITLAPFDDTMLMSYAMNAGLHGHGMDTLAERYLGHTPIPIKPLLGSGKSAITFDKVPLADAVPYAAEDADITLRLWQQFKPQLHREQVTRVYETMERPLVPVLAQMERYGVKVDRDTLSRMSNAFAQKMGALEAEIHELAGHSFNVGSPKQLGEILFDEMGLEGGKKGKTGAYATGADVLEDLATEHELPARVLDWRQLSKLKSTYTDALQDHINKDTGRVHTSYSITGAATGRLASTDPNLQNIPIRTEEGRRIREAFVAEEGKTLVALDYSQIELRLLAHIADIPELKQAFADGLDIHAMTASEMFGVPMDEMTPDVRRQAKAINFGVIYGISGFGLARNLRIPRAEAQGFIDRYFERFPGIRKYMDDTKEFAKEHKFVQTLFGRKIHTPEIASKGPRAGFAARAAINAPIQGTAADVIRRAMIRMPDAIAGIPAKMLLQVHDELLFEVDKGAEDDLIGAARTVMEGACDPVVKLDVKLSVDAGQGANWAEAH
- a CDS encoding hydroxypyruvate isomerase family protein, giving the protein MKPAANLSHLWPELPFLDRFEAAADAGFAAVEVLFPYDVPAKDIQQALGRGGLEMILINAPPPNYTGGERGFAAVAGLEARFDHDMRRAFRYAQALGAGMIHVMSGPGTGAGARETMTENLRRAARAAPRGVTLTLEPLCPQAQPGYFMNDYALAAEIIAAVDAPNVALQYDTFHAQMIHGDAVAVLAEYRDIVAHVQIGDSPDRSAPGTGGVDFDAVFAALRDSGYDRWVSAEYTPGGPTDKTLGWLAAF
- a CDS encoding DUF1285 domain-containing protein; translation: MSGQNPVTPSPDSLVASIKAANTRGLPPVEKWDPPFSGDIDMEIRADGTWWHEGSQINRKKLVKLFSTILIREGEKYFLVTPVEKVGIRVEDVPFIAVDFEATGSGSDQLLTFVTNLDDVTEAGADAPIRVERDPDSDEPSPYVLVRRNLEARIDRKSFYRLVELGVHHDGWFGVWSGGVFFAIIPSKDLPEG